A region of Candidatus Binataceae bacterium DNA encodes the following proteins:
- a CDS encoding enoyl-CoA hydratase/isomerase family protein, translating into MAYTGYKLIKFARDGKIVIATVDAPPINIITLELWSELDRMSREVEADQECLVFILKSANPDFFLAHFDVSAILQFPIDQPPSREGSASNDYHAMCNRMTTMDKITIAQIEGRVGGGGSEFSMGFDMRFGVLGKTKINQMEVPLGILPGGTGTQKLPRLIGRNRAVEIILGGVDMPADLAERWGYLNRALAADEIGPYVMNLARRIASFPVEAVKLSKEAINSATKPLAEGLQDESYLFQQLIRTESGRRNMERFLKMGGQTREGELRIDELNKKLGEP; encoded by the coding sequence CTACTGTCGACGCGCCGCCGATCAACATCATTACCCTGGAACTCTGGTCTGAGCTCGACCGCATGTCGCGTGAGGTCGAGGCAGATCAGGAGTGCCTGGTCTTCATCCTGAAGAGCGCGAATCCCGATTTTTTCCTAGCGCACTTCGATGTGAGTGCGATCCTCCAGTTTCCGATCGACCAGCCGCCCAGCCGCGAAGGGTCCGCATCCAATGACTATCACGCGATGTGCAATCGCATGACCACGATGGACAAAATCACGATCGCGCAAATCGAAGGGCGCGTCGGCGGCGGCGGCAGCGAGTTCAGCATGGGATTCGATATGCGCTTCGGCGTGTTGGGGAAGACCAAGATTAATCAGATGGAAGTTCCGCTCGGCATCCTTCCGGGAGGAACGGGTACCCAGAAGCTGCCGCGCTTGATCGGCCGCAACCGCGCGGTTGAGATCATCCTGGGCGGCGTGGACATGCCGGCCGATTTGGCGGAACGCTGGGGCTATCTCAATCGCGCGCTGGCGGCCGATGAGATCGGGCCATACGTCATGAACCTCGCGCGGCGCATCGCGTCCTTCCCCGTCGAAGCGGTCAAGCTCTCCAAGGAGGCGATAAATTCAGCCACCAAGCCGCTCGCCGAAGGATTGCAGGATGAGAGCTACCTCTTTCAGCAACTCATCCGGACCGAGAGCGGCAGGCGTAACATGGAGAGATTTCTCAAGATGGGCGGCCAGACGCGTGAGGGTGAACTGCGCATCGACGAGCTTAATAAGAAGCTGGGAGAGCCATAG
- a CDS encoding sigma 54-interacting transcriptional regulator — translation MSQASDIAGEGFDLDLWIKASEAVSGEIVLDKLIHILMSKALEHAKARRGVLLLPHGDELHAEAEATAAGDTVTICFAPDAPISELLPESVLNEAIRTHEIVTLSDASLAEPFASDHYVRRTHALSVLCVPLMKQARRIGVLYLEDNLAPNVFSARSIRLLKLLASQAAISLENAQLYRDLQRSEAFLTQGEEVARTGTWALDLATGHSRWSRQMFRIFGMDPSDSPPVMPDFLDLVHPEDRQHVRRTLAAAGAQGAPFDYTFRIIRPNGEQSYLRSVGSPVSQSGELKSYFGTIVDVTEHELMTRELRGREEELRNILDYAPQQIAIIGPDGSRLNANRVALDYAGMTLEEFRSPEYEKLIHPEDAERLRLDPPFGGAKEFEFETRIRGKDGQYRWFLVRFFPLRDSDGNILRWYSVGTEIQNRKLAEERVRNENLALREEVDKASLFEEVIGASPALHAVIARVAKVAPTDSTVLITGETGTGKELIARAIHKSSARAAAAFVSVNCAGIPQSLIASELFGHEKGAFTGALQRRIGRFEMAQGGTLFLDEVGDLPAETQVTLLRVLQEHEFERVGGERLIRADVRLITATNRDLAVAIEAGAFRRDLFYRLNVFPIELPPLRERSDDIPMLVEYFIERYATSAGKKIKNIDRKSMDLLRSYPWPGNVRELQNVIERSVILCDTETFSVDESWLPLDPPQPAPDAHQPLVRAIEKQERDTIEKALAETRGRVAGPMGAAAKLGMRPSTLESKIRTLRINKHLFRGI, via the coding sequence TTGAGTCAGGCTAGCGACATAGCGGGTGAGGGCTTTGACCTCGACCTGTGGATCAAAGCGTCAGAGGCGGTGTCTGGCGAGATCGTTCTCGACAAGCTGATCCACATTTTGATGTCGAAGGCGCTCGAGCACGCCAAGGCGAGGCGCGGGGTCCTGCTTCTGCCGCACGGCGACGAGCTTCACGCCGAGGCCGAAGCCACCGCCGCCGGCGATACGGTGACTATCTGTTTCGCGCCCGACGCGCCGATTTCCGAACTGTTGCCGGAGTCCGTCCTCAATGAGGCTATCCGAACTCACGAGATCGTAACGCTGAGCGATGCGTCCTTAGCAGAGCCCTTTGCGTCGGATCACTACGTCAGGCGCACGCACGCGCTATCAGTTTTGTGCGTGCCGCTGATGAAGCAGGCCAGGCGGATTGGCGTGCTGTATCTCGAGGATAACCTGGCGCCGAATGTGTTCAGCGCGCGCAGTATCCGATTGCTCAAGCTGCTGGCGTCGCAAGCGGCGATCTCACTGGAAAACGCGCAGCTCTACAGAGATCTTCAGCGCAGCGAGGCCTTTCTCACCCAGGGTGAGGAAGTGGCGCGCACTGGCACCTGGGCGCTCGATCTCGCGACCGGACACTCGCGATGGTCGAGGCAGATGTTCCGCATCTTCGGAATGGATCCGAGCGATAGTCCGCCGGTCATGCCCGACTTTCTTGACCTGGTTCATCCCGAGGATCGCCAGCACGTGAGGCGAACGCTCGCCGCGGCTGGCGCCCAGGGCGCCCCGTTTGACTACACGTTTAGAATCATACGACCAAACGGTGAGCAATCGTACCTGCGCAGCGTCGGCAGTCCGGTCTCGCAGAGCGGCGAACTCAAGAGCTACTTCGGTACGATCGTCGATGTGACCGAGCATGAGCTGATGACTCGCGAGCTGCGCGGCCGCGAAGAAGAGCTGCGCAACATTCTCGATTACGCTCCTCAGCAAATCGCGATCATCGGTCCCGACGGCAGCCGCCTTAACGCAAATCGCGTCGCACTCGACTACGCGGGCATGACACTGGAAGAATTTCGTTCGCCCGAGTACGAAAAGTTGATCCATCCTGAGGACGCTGAGAGATTGCGATTAGATCCTCCGTTTGGAGGCGCAAAGGAGTTCGAATTCGAAACCCGGATTCGCGGCAAGGACGGACAATACCGATGGTTCCTGGTGCGCTTTTTTCCGCTTCGCGATTCCGATGGAAACATCCTGCGATGGTATTCCGTCGGCACCGAAATCCAGAACCGCAAGCTCGCCGAAGAGCGAGTCAGAAATGAGAATCTCGCTCTGCGCGAGGAAGTTGATAAAGCCTCGCTGTTCGAAGAGGTCATCGGCGCGTCTCCAGCTCTGCACGCAGTAATTGCTCGCGTGGCCAAGGTAGCGCCCACGGACTCGACGGTGCTGATCACCGGCGAGACGGGCACCGGCAAGGAACTAATCGCGCGCGCGATTCACAAGAGTTCCGCGCGCGCGGCGGCAGCTTTCGTCAGCGTCAATTGCGCCGGGATTCCGCAATCCCTCATCGCTTCCGAGCTGTTCGGTCACGAGAAAGGCGCATTCACAGGAGCGCTGCAACGTCGAATCGGCCGCTTCGAGATGGCTCAGGGCGGCACGCTGTTTCTCGACGAAGTGGGTGACCTGCCCGCGGAAACGCAGGTCACGCTGCTGCGCGTGCTGCAGGAGCACGAGTTCGAGCGCGTCGGCGGAGAGCGGCTGATTCGTGCCGACGTTCGTCTCATCACGGCGACGAATCGCGATCTCGCCGTGGCGATCGAGGCGGGTGCCTTTCGTCGCGATCTGTTCTATCGGCTCAACGTTTTTCCGATCGAACTGCCGCCGCTGCGCGAGCGCAGCGATGACATCCCGATGCTGGTCGAATACTTCATCGAGCGCTATGCGACCTCGGCCGGCAAGAAGATCAAGAACATCGATCGCAAGAGCATGGATCTGCTGCGCTCGTATCCATGGCCGGGAAATGTGCGCGAACTTCAGAACGTCATCGAAAGGTCAGTCATTCTTTGCGATACGGAGACCTTTTCGGTGGACGAGAGCTGGCTGCCTTTGGATCCGCCGCAGCCGGCGCCGGACGCGCATCAGCCGCTTGTTCGAGCGATCGAAAAACAGGAACGCGATACGATTGAGAAGGCGCTGGCCGAAACGCGCGGACGGGTTGCCGGCCCGATGGGCGCGGCGGCCAAGCTCGGCATGCGGCCCTCGACGCTCGAATCGAAAATCCGCACGCTCAGGATCAACAAGCATCTGTTCAGGGGTATTTAG
- a CDS encoding CoA transferase, with amino-acid sequence MFRCARFVVNRDYEQANSGDDRRTGAILSGLGVVECGEGIAAAFGAQLMADLGADVIKVEPPAGDILRRRGPFPPGEKPDRRSMRRDTKRTAFASEA; translated from the coding sequence ATGTTTCGTTGCGCCCGTTTCGTGGTAAATCGCGACTATGAGCAAGCCAACTCTGGTGACGATCGTCGCACTGGCGCAATCCTGAGCGGCCTCGGGGTCGTCGAATGCGGCGAAGGAATAGCGGCCGCATTCGGCGCCCAGCTGATGGCCGATCTGGGCGCCGATGTAATCAAAGTCGAGCCGCCCGCCGGCGACATCCTTCGCCGTCGCGGTCCGTTCCCACCGGGCGAAAAGCCGGACAGACGGTCAATGCGACGCGACACAAAACGCACGGCATTCGCCAGCGAAGCATAA
- a CDS encoding MBL fold metallo-hydrolase: METRVDEIADRIYRVSTFVSPVGFNFNQFLIDGDEPMLFHTGQRSLFPSVSEAVARIIDLKRLKWITFSHIESDECGALDQWLAAAPDATAAHSVIGCNTWLNDSAPRPPRPLKNNELLELGGKRVRHLDTPHVPHSWDAGLIFEETTRTLFSSDLLFQFGDTPPLASGDILAPAIVAEERFHATPITAEAPKVVRQLAALEPKTIAIMHGSSISGEVCPVLEGLADYYDRHLRDALSA; the protein is encoded by the coding sequence ATGGAAACCCGTGTCGACGAAATCGCCGATCGCATCTACCGCGTCTCCACTTTCGTTTCGCCGGTCGGTTTCAACTTCAACCAGTTCCTCATCGATGGCGACGAGCCGATGCTGTTTCACACCGGCCAGCGTTCGCTGTTTCCATCCGTGTCCGAGGCCGTTGCGCGGATTATCGACCTCAAGCGGCTCAAGTGGATAACCTTCAGTCACATCGAGTCCGACGAGTGCGGCGCCCTCGACCAGTGGCTCGCGGCCGCGCCCGATGCGACCGCGGCGCACAGCGTCATTGGTTGCAACACCTGGCTCAATGACAGCGCGCCGCGTCCGCCGCGTCCGCTCAAGAATAATGAACTGCTCGAGCTCGGCGGCAAACGCGTGCGCCACCTTGACACTCCGCACGTTCCCCATTCATGGGACGCCGGTCTGATATTCGAGGAGACCACGCGCACACTTTTCAGCAGCGATTTGCTGTTTCAGTTTGGCGATACGCCGCCGCTCGCAAGCGGCGACATTCTGGCGCCCGCAATTGTCGCGGAGGAAAGATTTCACGCCACTCCGATCACGGCGGAGGCGCCCAAGGTCGTGCGGCAGCTCGCGGCGCTCGAGCCCAAGACGATCGCCATCATGCACGGCTCTTCGATTTCCGGCGAAGTGTGCCCAGTGCTCGAAGGACTCGCCGATTACTATGATCGCCATCTTCGCGACGCGCTGAGCGCGTAA
- a CDS encoding alpha/beta hydrolase, translating into MNFIEQLDPELKVMLEKMPTDRPLDLSEIPAARGKMKKMVTMMLADLPAVEGVASQDRFAKGRPGDPDVRLRVCRPDNQPGKLPALLWIHGGGYVMGDIEQDDRLMKQIAKRIGCVAASVDYRLAPEHPFPAPVEDCYSALKWLFANAGELGIDPSRIAIGGASGGGGLCAGLALMTRDRREVKPSFQLLIYPMIDDRNVTPASHAITDPRVWNRESNRLGWKAYLGRDGGGAGVSPYAAATRATDLTGLPPAYIPVGALDLFIDENIEYAQRLIQAGVPTELHVYPGAFHGFDLFAPSAKVSKQFKADRDEALKRALHG; encoded by the coding sequence ATGAACTTCATCGAACAGTTGGACCCCGAACTCAAAGTGATGTTGGAGAAGATGCCGACTGACCGCCCTCTCGATCTGAGCGAGATACCTGCGGCGCGGGGCAAGATGAAGAAGATGGTAACCATGATGCTGGCGGACCTGCCCGCGGTCGAAGGCGTAGCCAGCCAGGATCGCTTCGCAAAGGGCCGCCCCGGCGATCCCGATGTGCGCCTACGCGTTTGTCGGCCGGACAATCAGCCGGGCAAGCTCCCTGCCCTGCTCTGGATCCACGGCGGCGGCTACGTGATGGGAGATATCGAGCAGGACGACCGTTTGATGAAGCAGATCGCGAAGCGAATCGGATGCGTCGCGGCCTCGGTTGACTATCGGTTAGCGCCGGAGCATCCGTTTCCCGCACCGGTTGAGGATTGTTACTCGGCGCTGAAGTGGCTATTTGCCAATGCCGGCGAGCTCGGTATCGATCCGTCGCGGATCGCGATCGGCGGCGCGAGCGGCGGTGGCGGCCTCTGCGCGGGACTGGCGTTGATGACGCGCGATCGCCGCGAGGTAAAACCCTCGTTCCAGCTTCTCATCTACCCGATGATCGATGATCGCAATGTCACGCCCGCGAGTCACGCGATTACCGATCCGCGAGTATGGAATCGCGAGAGCAATCGCCTCGGCTGGAAAGCCTATCTCGGCCGCGACGGCGGCGGCGCCGGCGTATCGCCTTATGCGGCCGCCACGCGCGCGACAGATCTGACTGGTCTACCGCCGGCCTACATTCCGGTGGGCGCGCTCGATCTTTTTATCGACGAGAATATCGAGTACGCGCAACGTCTCATCCAGGCCGGCGTGCCGACCGAGCTCCACGTTTATCCCGGCGCGTTCCACGGTTTCGATCTCTTCGCGCCGTCGGCCAAGGTCTCCAAGCAATTCAAAGCCGACCGCGACGAGGCATTGAAGCGGGCGCTGCACGGATAG
- a CDS encoding cytochrome c has protein sequence MNNRSMRRELTLCVIGLLLITASSAAAQDEIPRSIVDRGRSLYSSLCASCHGENGKGDGPMVPELRAKPIDLTQIARQNNGNFPFWHVFHAIDGRSIPRAHGGPDMPVWGSVPEPIFGNKFPTEEWMVTVTFYIESIQEK, from the coding sequence ATGAACAATCGAAGCATGCGACGAGAACTCACACTATGCGTAATCGGACTGCTCCTGATCACAGCGAGTTCGGCAGCAGCCCAAGATGAAATTCCGCGAAGCATCGTCGACCGGGGCCGCAGCCTGTATAGCAGCCTGTGCGCGAGTTGCCACGGAGAGAATGGCAAGGGCGACGGCCCGATGGTTCCTGAGCTCAGGGCCAAACCCATCGATCTAACTCAAATTGCACGCCAGAATAACGGCAACTTCCCATTTTGGCATGTATTTCATGCAATCGATGGACGCTCAATTCCACGTGCCCACGGAGGGCCGGACATGCCCGTATGGGGCAGCGTTCCTGAGCCTATCTTTGGTAATAAGTTCCCGACTGAAGAATGGATGGTGACCGTAACTTTCTATATCGAGTCGATCCAGGAGAAATAG